A window of Caldibacillus debilis DSM 16016 genomic DNA:
ACACGGGAATGGCGTTAATGAAGCCGACGCCGGCTTTCAAGCATTCTTCCGCGTAAAATCTTACCGCTTTTTCCGAACCGACGGGCAAGTAGTTGATCAAGATTTCCGCTCCGCTTTCTTTTAACACTTTTGCCACATCAACGGGTTTAGCGTTGCTGACTCGGAAAGATTTGTCGCTGTTGTAATCGACCATATGTTCAGATACGCCGTCAAGGACGTGGCCCATTTGGACTACGACGGGATAATCCGGCAAGTCTTTGTAGAACACGGTCGTGCAGTTGGGGGCTGCGAAGATCGCGTCCCTCAATTTCTTGCCGACTTTTCTTTCGTCCACGTCAAAGGCCGCCACGACTTCAATGTCTCCCGGTTTGTAACCCCCGAAGTCGTAGCTCATCAAACCGATCGGATCGTTTCCCGTATGTTTGTAGTACTCGATCCCTTGGAGCAACGCGCTGGCACAGTTTCCTACACCCGCAATCGCAATTTTAATTTTTCCCATTCAAAATACCTCCTTTTTTAAAATTACGATTGGCCGCTTATGTAGGACGTGATGCTCCTCTTTTGTGACAAACTGAACATACTTTGCATGCAAATCTTTCGAGCCTCCGCTAAATCCCTCCTTTTCTGACGACTATGAAAATATCGCAGATTAGCACTTAACTTATAAAAGTGCTAATAAGCGACGTCTTTATTATATTATAATAATATTGTAGTGTCAACGATAAATTTTCTTTTTTTTGAGCGCCGGCGGGCCGTTCCTTCCGCAGGCGATCCCTTCCCTTTTCGGATCTTGATAAATAAAAAAGCCGCCGCTTCAAAAACGGCAGCTTTTCTTCTTATTCAACGGCAAAAATAAACGGATATAAAGGCTGCTTTCCGTTGTGGATTTCGATCTCCACATCGGGGTATTTTTCGCCGACGAAATTCTCCAATTGTTCCACTTGTTCGTCCGTCACCTGCTCGCCGGTCAGGATGGTCAGAATCTCGCTCTCCCCGTCCACCATTTTTTCGAGCAGCGCTTTGGCCGCTTCCAGCAGATCTTTATGGTTCACAACGATTTTTCCGTCGAGGATCCCCATGTAATCGTCTTTTTTGATGGAGATGCCGTCGATGGACGTGTCGCGGACGGCGAAGGTCACCTGTCCGGATTTCACTTTATTTGCGGCCTCGTTCATCGCCTTCTTATTCCATTCCGCATCCTTCGCGGGGTTGAATGCCAAAAGGGCGGCCAATCCTTGGGGGACCGTTTTCGTCGGGATCACGATTGCCTGCTGTTCAAAAAGGGATGCGGCCTGCTCGGCGGCGAGAATGATGTTCTTGTTGTTGGGCAAGATGAATACGGTTTTGGCATTCACCCGTTCCACGGCCTTCGCGATATCCTCCGTGCTCGGATTCATCGTCTGCCCGCCTTCGATGACCTCCTGGGCCCCGATGCTCAAAAACAGATCGCGGATGCCGCTTCCCATGGAAACGGTCACGATGCCGTATTCGGATCGGGGTTTTGCCGCCGGCCGGGGAACGGGAGCTTCCCTGTCGGAGGAAACGATGTTGGAATGCTGTTCCCGCATGTTTTCGATTTTAATGTTGGTCAGGCTTCCGTACCTTTGGCCGTAAGACAGCACTTCCCCCGGCTGTTCCGAGTGGATATGTACCTTGACGAAGCCGTTGTCGTGGATGACCAGGAGGGAGTCCCCGAACCGGTTTAAATCGCGGCGGAATTTTTCTTCGGAAAAGGGATGAGCCTTCAGCTTCTCTTCCTCGAGCTTCACCATGAACTCGGTGCAGTAGCCGAATTGGATATCTTCCGTATCCATGAAGCTTTGCACGGTTTTATGATGTTCCTTTTTCACCAGCTGTTCCATCACCGCGGAAGGATCGGACAAGCCTTGCGGCTTTTCCCCTTTCAGCGCGGACAAGAATCCTTCGTAAACGTAGACGAGCCCTTGCCCGCCGCTGTCGACGACCC
This region includes:
- a CDS encoding DAK2 domain-containing protein, which produces MAITVLDGKRFADMIFQGFHHLSENAKNVDALNVFPVPDGDTGTNMKLTMNSGANEVKNHLQDHIGNVGKALSKGLLMGARGNSGVILSQLFRGFAKAIEEKESLDAMEFAKALNAGVETAYRAVMKPVEGTILTVAKDAARKAMETAAKEKDLAVVMEKTLLAAKESLSRTPDLLPVLKEVGVVDSGGQGLVYVYEGFLSALKGEKPQGLSDPSAVMEQLVKKEHHKTVQSFMDTEDIQFGYCTEFMVKLEEEKLKAHPFSEEKFRRDLNRFGDSLLVIHDNGFVKVHIHSEQPGEVLSYGQRYGSLTNIKIENMREQHSNIVSSDREAPVPRPAAKPRSEYGIVTVSMGSGIRDLFLSIGAQEVIEGGQTMNPSTEDIAKAVERVNAKTVFILPNNKNIILAAEQAASLFEQQAIVIPTKTVPQGLAALLAFNPAKDAEWNKKAMNEAANKVKSGQVTFAVRDTSIDGISIKKDDYMGILDGKIVVNHKDLLEAAKALLEKMVDGESEILTILTGEQVTDEQVEQLENFVGEKYPDVEIEIHNGKQPLYPFIFAVE